The Fervidicoccaceae archaeon nucleotide sequence GCGCTGCTTCGAAGTCCTCCATCGTCACTACGTCAGCGTCACGCTGCAAAGCGTTTCTAGCAGCGCGTAGCACTAGCTCAGCAAGTTCTGCCCCGCTCCACAGTTCTGTAGCAGCTGCTACATCTTTCAGGTTCACCGTTTTCGCTAATGGGACGCGGCGCACCACCGATGTGTGGATACGTAGTATCTCGTAGCGGGCCTGGTAATCAGGGTAGAGAACAGGGATGAGGTAATCGAAGCGGCCGACACGTATGAACGCCTCGTCGAGATCCTGTACCCTGTTCGTTGTTCCAACAACTATCGTGCGTCTTCTGGAGTCGCCTAGCCACTCCAGCAGCACGGAGAAGGCGCGGCGTGTCTCTTCGTGCTCTGCGATCCCTCCTCTTTTTCCGAACCTGTCTATCTCATCGATGAAAAGAACGCAGGGAGCGACCTCTTCGGCTAGCCGTAGGGCTTGCGCCATGAGCCGCGTTGTCTCTCCGTACCACATTGAAACGATTTTCTCTCCGCGCAACCGAAGGAAAGGTAAGCGTAATTCACGCGCAAGGGCGCGGGCGAACCACGTTTTCCCGGTACCTGGAGGGCCGAAGAGAAGGATGCCGCGCGGGGGATCAATCCCGAGCCGCTTCGCTTTCTCAGGGTTGCTGAACACTTTGATCACGTTGGAGATTACGAACTCTTTCAGAGCGTCGTAGCCGCCCACGGCTTCGAAGCCGTGGGTCGGTTCTTCCACGTCCAGCAGCCCCTGCTTCCTCACAATGTCGTACTTGAACGCCGTCATCGCCGCCATGTCGTACTTCTGGTGACGGAAAATAGACTCCAACGCCACAGACTCCACTTCATGCAACGTTAGGCCACGCATAGCCTCTGCCAGCATCCTAACCTCTCTCTCCTCCACGGATAATCCAAGTTTCTCCGCTATATCGCGCAGCAGTTTC carries:
- a CDS encoding ATP-binding protein; this encodes MQFRIYLFKPWSGLFSVSVKDGSISYSPVIQSTTSLGSFGSAMPAQPIRELPQALIFLDNEMRKGDARIIAIFWGLAPFKNVTDPEFALLTRFLRNAIFSYDYYAAFHFIVIFTENPELVTDEDTLRRSIVVSVEPSTLEEREKLLRDIAEKLGLSVEEREVRMLAEAMRGLTLHEVESVALESIFRHQKYDMAAMTAFKYDIVRKQGLLDVEEPTHGFEAVGGYDALKEFVISNVIKVFSNPEKAKRLGIDPPRGILLFGPPGTGKTWFARALARELRLPFLRLRGEKIVSMWYGETTRLMAQALRLAEEVAPCVLFIDEIDRFGKRGGIAEHEETRRAFSVLLEWLGDSRRRTIVVGTTNRVQDLDEAFIRVGRFDYLIPVLYPDYQARYEILRIHTSVVRRVPLAKTVNLKDVAAATELWSGAELAELVLRAARNALQRDADVVTMEDFEAA